One window of Elaeis guineensis isolate ETL-2024a chromosome 11, EG11, whole genome shotgun sequence genomic DNA carries:
- the LOC105054525 gene encoding LOW QUALITY PROTEIN: uncharacterized protein (The sequence of the model RefSeq protein was modified relative to this genomic sequence to represent the inferred CDS: inserted 1 base in 1 codon) codes for MPLVLKDLYCLLLKLSPDASCLQGGFGDSTSLFVSSPWLQTRIEFAEIVNLSDLLFKELREQLEQLLPAVQVPPSLVAGEKKIGCEASPQAFLPLLRCCAIMLRFLEFDLSLVLERCDILLAVLRRLPAPNLPSHLHECARVLDGVDTEARVPRPAFCPAVLEVFIDEFLVQXQLRKHFIMTDYVSATTDKLLASHGINGDISAVQELVSGHFLLTYYHESTFSGFIHSLSWTDEVDDMIPELGLDAALTLLGSCTMFTLPPMLQAHLILLASRCIGVQRPTDNKPDDELMSHYILAFELSVKLYVNYTSNLDLIDKYIGFVGQSGSRTTKSLDSYLRSVTRNMLNYQIDKLVDFCHSHSQGMLSGTKADILSNSVAYIRGNHHVVDEMCRDETCLFLNLITLGILPGEIEESTSDKRGDKIQQEIYCLAAVLKLMSSALLQIVWNLRQNGCLHGVKTLKDYTICKEYDFILSIISCFGKYDANQLVQNILLDVMGMHPVQHEGAMLMLAHFVCLSSYSFHRRLGFLWKGCIFMMMTIMNLLLLEEGSLDAFSPSLSNMKDAALHHSPLEKSPKEAALQSLVHRRSSAIIASSLQNIQTLYLRDNIRCLTYGKQRIDAGERNLGETQDGQSGILSIIPTEDLGRHCPSTNEADTCNGEAFIECLPGYHKNPSEWDDLVDFIECKRGKDYSSWMRKRKRFRRWQHERRHGKKKFLKEVEAGARKTRSRKAM; via the exons ATGCCCCTGGTTCTGAAGGATCTGTATTGCCTGCTTTTAAAACTGTCTCCGGATGCGTCGTGTCTGCAGGGTGGGTTCGGAGACTCCACCTCCCTGTTCGTCTCCAGCCCATGGCTTCAAACGCGTATCGAGTTTGCCGAAATCGTTAATCTTTCCGATTTGCTCTTCAAAGAACTGCGGGAACAGTTGGAACAGCTGCTCCCCGCCGTACAAGTGCCCCCTTCCCTGGTGGCTGGGGAGAAAAAAATTGGCTGCGAAGCCTCTCCTCAAGCATTTCTGCCGCTCTTGAGATGTTGTGCGATAATGTTGCGGTTTCTCGAGTTTGACCTCAGTCTAGTTTTGGAGAGGTGTGATATTCTTCTTGCGGTGCTCCGAAGGCTGCCTGCGCCGAATTTGCCATCCCATCTCCATGAATGCGCGCGCGTGCTTGATGGGGTGGATACGGAAGCTAGGGTGCCACGGCCTGCCTTTTGTCCTGCAGTACTTGAG GTATTCATCGATGAATTTTTGGTGC CCCAACTTAGAAAACATTTTATAATGACAGATTATGTTTCTGCTACAACAGATAAGCTGCTTGCATCTCATGGCATTAATGGGGATATTTCTGCCGTTCAAGAGCTTGTTTCTGGTCATTttcttctgacatattatcatGAGTCGACATTTAGCGGATTCATTCATTCACTTTCCTGGACAGATGAGGTTGATGATATGATTCCAGAACTAGGCTTGGATGCAGCCTTGACATTACTAGGTAGCTGCACCATGTTTACTCTGCCACCTATGCTCCAAGCCCATCTGATCTTGTTGGCTTCTAGATGCATCGGTGTTCAAAGGCCAACAGATAACAAGCCAGATGATGAATTGATGAGTCATTACATCTTAGCATTTGAACTATCAGTCAAGCTTTATGTAAATTACACGTCTAACTTGGATTTAATCGATAAATACATTGGATTTGTGGGTCAATCAGGTTCTCGCACCACAAAGTCTTTAGATTCTTATCTCCGATCAGTCACCCGCAATATGCTTAATTATCAAATTGACAAGTTGGTTGATTTCTGCCACTCACACTCTCAGGGCATGCTCTCTGGAACTAAAGCAGACATTCTAAGTAATTCTGTTGCTTACATCAGAGGGAACCATCATGTTGTAGATGAAATGTGCAGGGATGAGACTTGTTTATTTCTAAATTTGATAACACTAGGCATTCTTCCTGGGGAGATTGAGGAAAGCACATCAGATAAGAGAGGTGATAAAATTCAGCAAGAGATATACTGTCTTGCTGCTGTACTAAAATTAATGAGCTCTGCACTTCTGCAAATTGTATGGAATTTAAGACAAAATGGGTGTCTACATGGTGTGAAAACATTAAAAGATTATACTATTTGCAAGGAGTATGATTTTATATTAAGCATCATCAGTTGTTTTGGGAAATATGATGCAAATCAACTTGTTCAAAATATATTGCTTGATGTGATGGGAATGCATCCTGTACAGCACGAGGGGGCAATGTTGATGTTGGCGCATTTTGTGTGCTTGTCCTCATATAGTTTCCACAGGAGGCTTGGATTTTTATGGAAGGGCTGCATTTTTATGATGATGACAATAATGAATCTTCTCCTTCTCGAAGAGGGTAGTTTAGATGCATTCAGTCCATCACTTAGCAACATGAAGGATGCTGCATTACATCATAGCCCTCTAGAAAAATCTCCAAAG GAAGCTGCTTTACAGAGCTTGGTTCATAGAAGGTCAAGTGCAATAATAGCATCAAGCTTACAAAACATTCAGACTCTCTATTTGAGGGATAATATCAGATGTCTCACATATGGAAAACAAAG GATTGATGCCGGGGAAAGGAACTTAGGTGAGACACAAGATGGCCAGTCAGGCATCTTAAGTATAATTCCCACTGAGGATCTGGGGCGGCATTGTCCTTCAACAAATGAAGCTGATACCTGCAACGGTGAGGCTTTTATTGAGTGCTTACCAGGCTATCATAAAAATCCCTCGGAGTGGGATGATTTGGTTGACTTCATTGAATGCAAGCGTGGAAAAGATTATTCAAGTTGgatgaggaaaagaaaaagattcaGGCGGTGGCAACATGAAAGGAGGCACGGGAAGAAAAAGTTCCTGAAAGAAGTGGAAGCAGGTGCTCGGAAAACAaggtccaggaaggcaatgtaa